A single region of the Bacillus cereus genome encodes:
- a CDS encoding MogA/MoaB family molybdenum cofactor biosynthesis protein, translating to MSVTEHKKQAPKEVRCKIVTISDTRTEETDKSGQLLHALLIEAGHKVTSYEIVKDDKESIQQAVLAGYHREDVDVVLTNGGTGITKRDVTIEAVSVLLDKEIVGFGELFRMISYLEDIGSSAMLSRAIGGTIGRKVVFSMPGSSGAVRLAMNKLILPELGHITFELHRQ from the coding sequence ATGAGCGTAACTGAACATAAAAAACAAGCTCCAAAAGAAGTGCGTTGCAAGATCGTGACGATTTCCGATACACGTACGGAAGAGACGGATAAGAGTGGTCAATTGTTACATGCATTATTAATAGAAGCAGGACATAAAGTGACCTCTTATGAAATTGTGAAAGATGATAAAGAAAGTATTCAGCAAGCGGTGTTAGCTGGTTATCACAGGGAAGATGTTGATGTCGTGTTAACAAATGGCGGTACTGGTATTACGAAACGTGATGTAACGATTGAAGCAGTGTCAGTTCTATTAGATAAAGAAATCGTCGGGTTTGGTGAGTTGTTCCGTATGATAAGTTACTTAGAAGATATCGGAAGTAGCGCAATGTTAAGTAGAGCAATTGGCGGTACAATTGGGCGTAAAGTAGTCTTTTCGATGCCGGGATCTAGCGGAGCAGTTCGCCTTGCGATGAATAAATTAATTTTACCGGAATTAGGCCATATTACATTTGAGCTGCATCGCCAATGA
- a CDS encoding molybdenum cofactor guanylyltransferase: MSKHTGIVLAGGMSSRFGEPKALAIWKGTTFVEHIVKVMTTALQEVVVISHSDIKERVEQFVQVPVIEDIPHYKGNGPLAGIVSGMEYIEADWYAIMPCDAPNVSQEWFTILLEQTSNEYDAIVPIINGRKQPLLAAYHNRVKEKIYALLQEEKRSMGQLLSQCNVKYVAGEDVQANADWFINVNTKEEYVQAQKDLSNE, from the coding sequence ATGAGTAAGCACACTGGAATTGTATTAGCGGGCGGTATGTCGAGTAGATTTGGTGAGCCGAAAGCGTTAGCGATTTGGAAGGGGACTACTTTCGTTGAGCATATTGTGAAAGTGATGACAACTGCGTTGCAAGAAGTTGTAGTCATTAGTCACTCCGATATAAAAGAGCGAGTAGAGCAATTCGTACAAGTTCCTGTTATAGAAGATATTCCGCATTATAAAGGAAATGGACCACTTGCTGGAATTGTATCAGGAATGGAATATATAGAAGCAGATTGGTACGCTATTATGCCTTGCGATGCGCCAAATGTTTCGCAAGAATGGTTTACCATTTTACTAGAGCAAACGAGTAATGAATATGATGCGATTGTACCTATTATTAATGGAAGAAAACAACCGTTACTTGCAGCGTACCATAATCGCGTGAAAGAAAAGATTTACGCTTTACTTCAGGAAGAAAAAAGAAGTATGGGCCAGCTTTTATCACAATGTAATGTGAAATATGTTGCCGGTGAAGATGTACAAGCGAACGCAGATTGGTTTATAAATGTGAATACGAAAGAAGAATATGTGCAGGCTCAAAAAGACCTTTCAAATGAATGA